From a region of the Macrobrachium nipponense isolate FS-2020 chromosome 20, ASM1510439v2, whole genome shotgun sequence genome:
- the LOC135223196 gene encoding uncharacterized protein LOC135223196 has product MKFLVFASVCVAVAFSQTRIPAKPSVRSLAADVLRDFQGACFGSTACRVFQVGESWPLSPFCGRASCVKEGEKLIEKVEDCGLRPKESPGCKIANEADLEKAFPDCCPVYECQEGATLQYPTEEEIQAAAKEAAAAAARAAAGEAPQAPPAGAA; this is encoded by the exons ATGAAGTTCCTCGTATTCGCCTCCGTCTGCGTTGCAGTCGCTTTCTCGCAGACGAGAATCCCAGCCAAGCCATCTGTTCGCAGTCTGGCCGCTGATGTCCTCAGAG ACTTCCAAGGAGCTTGCTTTGGATCCACCGCCTGCAGAGTATTCCAAGTAGGCGAATCTTGGCCTCTGAGCCCCTTCTGTGGCAGAGCCAGCTGCGTGAAGGAAGGAGAGAAACTGATCGAAAAGGTGGAAGATTGCGGCCTTAGGCCTAAGGAGTCCCCAGGATGTAAAATCGCCAATGAGGCTGACCTCGAGAAAGCCTTCCCTGACTGCTGCCCCGTCTACGAGTGCCAGGAGGGCGCTACCCTGCAGTACCCAACTGAAGAAGAAATCCAAGCCGCTGCAAAGGAGGCAGCTGCAGCTGCTGCAAGGGCTGCAGCAGGAGAAGCTCCTCAGGCTCCTCCAGCTGGTGCTGCCTAA
- the LOC135223185 gene encoding uncharacterized protein LOC135223185, giving the protein MKVLIVASLCVAVVLGQTRIPPKPTTRKLPADILRDFPGACFASTACRVFKVGESWPLTPFCGKATCVKEGERLLEQVEDCGVRPKETPGCRIANEADLTKAFPACCPVYECQEGATLQFPTEEELKAAAQEAAARAASALQGPQSPPAAPAA; this is encoded by the exons ATGAAGGTCCTGATTGTAGCTTCCCTGTGCGTCGCCGTGGTGCTTGGTCAGACTCGCATCCCACCGAAACCAACCACTCGCAAGTTGCCTGCTGACATTCTCAGAG ATTTCCCAGGCGCTTGCTTCGCATCCACAGCCTGCAGGGTCTTCAAGGTGGGAGAATCCTGGCCTCTGACTCCCTTCTGCGGCAAAGCCACCTGCGTGAAGGAGGGAGAAAGGCTTCTGGAACAAGTGGAGGACTGCGGAGTCAGACCAAAGGAGACCCCAGGATGCCGTATTGCCAACGAAGCTGATCTCACAAAGGCCTTCCCTGCATGCTGCCCCGTCTACGAGTGCCAGGAAGGCGCCACTCTGCAGTTCCCAactgaggaagaactgaaagcTGCTGCACAAGAGGCTGCTGCAAGGGCAGCAAGTGCTCTCCAGGGCCCCCAGTCTCCCCCTGCCGCCCCTGCAGCATAA